A window of [Ruminococcus] lactaris ATCC 29176 genomic DNA:
TCCGGTGTTACCGGGCCGAAAAATGCCTTTGCAACGATATCTGCCTTTCCTTCTCCATTAACAACCAGAAGGATCTTCTTTGCTTTCATGATCGTTCCGATTCCCATTGTATATGCCTGTCTCGGTACATCATCTGCGGATTCAAAGAAACGTTTATTTGCCTCGATCGTGCTTTCTGTCAGATCTACGCAGTGAGTTGTAACAGCAAAGTCTGCTGCAGGCTCATTGAAACCGATATGTCCATTATGTCCAAGTCCGAGAAGCTGGATATCAACTCCACCCATGGACTCGATCAGTGCTTCATATCTTGCACACTCTTTCTCTGCATCTTCCTGAGTTCCGTCCGGTACATTTGTATTCTCTAACTTAATATTTACACGGTCAAATAAATGCTTATGCATGAAATAATAATAGCTCTGGTCATTGTCACGGGTCAGTCCTCTGTACTCGTCAAGATTTACTGTTCTTACCTGAGAGAAATCAACATCTCCTTTATTATACCAGTCTACTAACTGATCGTATGTTCCGATCGGTGTAGAACCTGTTGCCAGACCCAGTACACAATCCGGCTTTAAAATAACCTGTGCTGAAAGAATATTAGCAGCCTGTCTGCTCATCTCCTGATAGTCTTTTGTCTCATAAATCTTCATCTTTTTTCCTCCTCAGCTCTGACTTGTCTCATCATATTAGATTCTTTGCAAATACCGGACCTGACTTCTTATATCCAATCCTTCTTATCCGGCAGATATCGTTCTGCACTGTCAGATAAAGAAAACCAGACTTTCAGTCCATAAAGCAACCTTTATTTTCCGAAATCTGGTTTTGCCTTCTGATAAGTAACAATCCAGTATTTTCAACTACTGTTAATCTTAGCAGTGAAACGTTCTATTGTCAACACCTCTTTGACCTTTGTGGGAAAATGTTACCGCCTCTTTACTCCCTCAAATTCATACAGATATACATCCTCCAGCGTCGGGCTGACTTTCACTGCATCATATTTAACGGGACACTTGTCCGCAATCACCCGCACGATGATCTCGCCGTCTCTGCGGAACAGATTGCTGATTTCATATTCTTTCTTCACTTCCGCCAGTTCATCCTGGCTGATGCACAGTTCATAAACATGACCGTAAATCCTCTTTTGCAGATTTTCCGGGCTGTCCTGATCCACCAGTCTCCCGTTTTTCATTAATAAAATTTCTTTAGAAATAAATTCGATATCCGATACCACATGGGTTGCGATCAGTACAATCCTGTCTTCACTCAGATCTGAGATCAGGTTCCTGATCCTGATCCGCTCTTTCGGGTCAAGTCCGGCAGTCGGTTCATCCAGGATCAGAAATTTCGGATCATTCAGCAATGCCTGCAGCAACAGCACCCGCTGCTTCATTCCACCTGAAAGTTCTTTCAGTTTCTTCTTTCTTACCTTTTGCAGATTCAGAAGCGGGAGCAGCTCGTCCATTCTTCTCTGGATGTCCCTGCTTTTCATCCCTTTCAGCGTTCCCATATAAGAAATAAAATGTGTAACCGTAAAGGTATCATAAAGCTGTTGCTGCTGCGGCATATATCCCATAATTTCCCGATAAGATGCCCCCAGGTTCAATATTTCCTCTCCATCATACAGGACACTCCCGGAATCCCGCAGAAGATTATCCGTCAGAATATTCAGCAGTGTACTTTTTCCGGCTCCGTTGGGACCAAGGATCCCGTAGATACCATTTTCAAATTCTGTTGTAAATTTCCACAATGCTTTTTTCTTTCCATAACTTTTACACAGATCCTGTATCTTTAATTCCATATCGCCTGCCCCCTCTTCTTATAGACTCTGTGCAGAACGGTTCCTGCCGCCAATGGAAGGACTCCCCAAAAGACCAGTACCGTCAGTGCAAACTGCATTCCTCCTGACTGTAGCAGACGGTGTCCGTCCAGTAATGTATTGATGCTCCAGGAATGAATCATTCCAAGTCCGCCCCATTCCATGACCAGCGTACCGCCAAATAACAGAACCGACAGGATCAGTGTCAGCATCGTATCTTTTAAGACTGCCGACAATGCTGTCACGCACAGGATCACCACATACAAAGTTCCCAGCTGCAACAGAAGCAAAAGCAACACATACGCCCACACCGGACAGTTAAAAACCGATGTCCCTGCAAATCGCATGGAACGGACTTTTGCCGTCCATCCTGTCAGTGGATAATTCTGAACGATCCGCATCACAACCGGTATCTTTACAAGAACGAACATGACAGTAGTGACTCCCGCTGCCACTCCAAGTTTTACCCGCAGAAGTGTTCCCCTTCCTTTCTTCGTACTCTGCAGAAGATTCATCACCTTCAGGTCATATTCCATCCCAAGAAGTCCTGCAGCACTGTATACTGCCACAAGAACACAAAGCAACTCTCCGATCAGCCTTCCTTTCATGGAAATCTCTCCAAACAACTGCTCATATCCACCTTCATAGATCAGCTGCTGTTCGTCCGTTCCTGCTGCCCGGTTATTTTCCACCACATACTGAACCTGTTCATATGCTCTCATGAACCCACTGTACTGATACTGTATTTCCTCCTGCCGGCTGCTGATCTCCTCACTGCTCAGTCCGCACTGCTCCGGGGTCATGGAATAAATGTCATCATAACGTTTCTTTTCATTCTCAAAAGTTTCCAGTTTCTCCTGCGTCAGTTCTCCCTGTCCTTTGGTCATATAATATTTATAGTATTCTTCTTCCACGCTGTTCCATATCATCAGACCTCTTCCGAGAAGAATTGCTCCATACAATACTGCCACGCACACCCACACTGTCCGGTTCGTCAGAAAACTTTTGAAACTCTCATGCCATACCAGGCTGTCCGAAATAAAGCCTTTTTTCTTCCGCTTCCTTCTTTTTTTACCCCGGGCAGTCTTCCGGAGTTTTCTCCATAGTTTCTCTGTACCTCCCTGTCTGCCAGATTTTGTACCATATCTGTGGCTACAAAATGTGGTCAGATTCAGCACGATAAAAAGAAGCAGCAGACACGGCAGCACAATCGGAAAAATCCTCATTGCATTGACCGGATATTCAAAAAAATCAAGATTATGATACTTCGTAAAAAGCGGATATATTTTGATATACTCCACAAGATTGATATACTTCAGTCCGTCCGCATAAGAGACTGACGGGAGCAGCACGGTCAGCAGATATTCTGCAACTGCTCCTGTGCTGATCGCGAGAATCGCTCCTGCCGGTGTCCCTGCCTTTTGTGCGATCCATATCATCAGCAATGCAGCCGCATAGCACACCACCAGTTTCAAAAGCAGATACATCCACAGATATTGCCCTGCTGTCAGTCTGAACGGACTTTCATAAAACGCTGTCACTGACTGAAGGGGACGTGTGAGATTTCCAAAACCATACTGATGGAAAATAAAAAGATAATTACTTCCATATAGCAGCAGAACCAAAAGTCCCGTAATCCCTGCCATCACTCCCAGTTTTGCACCGATGACCTCTGCCCTGCCACGGCTGGCAGACCTCAATAATGGATACAATTTATTCTTTTTCTCATCAAGGATCAGGAAATAAACTGCTGCCATCAACAGGATCGTCATGCACAGATCAGTAAAATCTGCCTTTGTTGCCTTTACAATACCATCCGACAGATCAAAGGAAAGCTTCGTTCCTTTCAGTTTCTCATAAGCCACAGGAGTCACTTTTGCGTTTCTCCAGGCAAAGGTTCCTTCATCCGAGAAAATAGAACCTGACATTTTTGCACTTCTCTCTTTGATCTCCTCCAGATATTCATCATATTTTTCTGTCTGGATCCATTCTCTCGAAAGCTTTTTAAATAATTCTTCTTCCATATACTGGTTGCCTGTATAGTGGGCATTTTTCTTCGCTTTCTGCTCTTCCAGCCATTGTCCTTTCGATTCTTCCGGCTGCTCCTGAAAATCTGTATAAAGCTGCCGGACAGAAGATGCCGGAAATTCCATCCGGATCTGCTCCGAAAGATTCCATAAATTAAATAACAAAAATACTGCACATAAAAACCAAAAATAACGAAAAGAGAAAAACTTCTCCCATTCATATTTCAGATGCCGCATCCGCATCCCCTCCTCCCGAAACATCCCCTGACCCTTTTAATACTAAATCATTTGCTGCCGGTCATATTGCCGTCTTCATCCACCGGATTCTTGATTCCTGTATTCTTTTTCGAGCATCCGGTTCCTGTGATCAGCATTGCAACGATACTGCCTGTTAAAACGAAAACTTTTCCCCTTTTCCTCATCTCCAGCACCCCTTTTTTTAATATCACCAACCAGTTACTGTCCGTTTATCGGATTTCCATTTTCGTCAACCAGTTCACCCATAGCTGTCATATGTGGCTTTATCACATTTTTTATGACACTTTTCTCATTGACTAAATCCTCCCACTCCGTGTATGCCTGCCAGTCGACATTGTCCTGAAAACCATTGGATTCAAAATCCTTTAAATACCAAAAGTACATTCCTTTCTCTGTTGCACATATCACATCATAGAAATGAGTACCTGCAACCGGAAGTTGTTGTGGCATCGACAGTTCCTGTATTTTTCCATTATGATCCAGTAAGAACATCTTCTCTTCTCGCTCCTCAGTCCATGTTCTGACCCAGTACACGATTCCTTCCTGACATTTTCCACACAGGTCTGATCCTACAATATTCCCTCCGGCATTCTCCAGAATTTTCTCATTTTCAAGGCAAAGCTTATTTTTTCTACTGTCAATATCATATTGATAAAGATTTCTTTCTCCGCCCTCAATACTCAGATAATAAAAGCTGTTTTCATTTTCTTCAGGTAAAATCCGCTCATATCCGCTTTGAAATAATTCAATCTGTTCCGATTCACATGACTCATAATCCAGCTTGTAAAATAAAGTTTCATTATCATTGATCAAAGAATAAATCTGATATTCTTCAGTTCCTCCAAGTAATTGAAATCCCAAAGCGTCTTTACATTCTACAGAATCTAACTGCGTTGCCTCAAAAGTATCTAAATTTAGTTTTTTCAATACTGAAATCCACTTCATATTTTCCTGGTCATCCACTTCAGGCATTGTTGCTACATAAAAAAATGAATCTTTCGCAATTACGCCTTCATTAATGAACATATTAGAACTTTCCAGTTTTTTCTTCACCTTCCGGTTGCTCCCGTCTATATCAGAACTGTAGATTTCTTCATTTCCTTTTGAATCTTCACTGATTCCGAGCAGCTTCCCCTTATATGGAAACACTCTTGCCCCGTCAATCGCTGCATCACATTCTGTATCAGCATCTTCCGCTTTTGAAAGATGCCTGCAGTCCGGTTTATTGCAGACCGGAATTGCATCCTGCGTTGTGAAATCTACATAATAAAGGATTCCGCTTGCATTTGTAAAATAGCCTGTCCTGGTTATTGTATTCCCGCCATATATTTCCATATAATCCGACCCGATCGCTGCTCTTTTTTCCTGAGGGATACGCCCCGCACACCCACATACAGACAACACGATCATTCCTGCAAGGATTCTCGATCCGAACTGCCTTTTTCCCCTTTTCTTCATCTCTAACACCCCTTTTTCTTTTAATTTATCAAGTATGACTTAAGAGAGCCTTTGGAGAAAATGAAAGAATTTCTAAAGAAGATTTCCTGCGGATGAAATATGCGGACTATGTACTACTTTTATTTTTCCCTCTTTATCGAACAGCTCCGACCAGCTAATATACGCATACCAGTTAATAAGATCTCCCTCTGTATCTGATTTTTCATTGTTCGCCTGATAAGAAAAGAAAAAGCCTTCCTTTGTGGTACTTCTAATTCCGCTCAGCCACGCTGCTTCTTCCGGCAGCCGCTCACTAAGCCCTGTTCTCAGAATTTCCGTCCCCTTCTTTACATACAGTTCATTTTCGGGTAATATCCTGAATAAAACCGTTCCCTCATGCTCTCCTTCTATCACAAGTTCTATCTCCGTAGCCGCAGTAATTTTTTTCAGTTCTCCCGCTCCCACAACAGAACTTATTTTTTCTGTCTCAGTCTCATATTTATAAATCTCTTTTCCATCATTTCCTACATAGTAAAGAGCCTTTCCGTCATCTGACATTTTTATTTTTGAATAACTTCCTGTATTCAATAGTATCGAAACCGTCTCTTCATTCAGATAATCAAATCTGTAATACTCTGCACCACGGTCTTTTATTACCGCATAAAACTGATACTCCTCATTCCCTCCCAACAGGCAAAAACTTCGTGCATCCTTTATTTCTAAAATTAGTTTTTGATCCATGGTATCTAAATCCAGTGAACATAACTTCCAGACAGGTGTCTCAGTCGCTTCTCCTGATCCGGTTATCTCTCCTGTTGCATCATTCATCACCATACTGACGTAATACAGCTTATTTTTTCTCACAACTGCATCCGTCAAGAGTGATCCGGTATCAAAAGTTCCTCCACTTTTGGGATTGCTCCCATCTAAGTCTGACAGAACCAGTTCACTCTTCCCATTTTCTGCTGTCCTGATACGATAAAGCTTCTCCTTATATGGAAAAATTCTTACCCCATCACAAACTGCATTGCATTGTGTATCTTCATCTTCATATACCGACAAATGACGACAATCCGGTTTATTACAGATGGGGGTACAAATCTGATTTTTGTAATCTGTAAAATATGCAATTCCTTCCATTACCTGAAAATCTCCTTTTTTTGTTACAGCAGGATGCGTTCCAAATAATTCCATATACCCGGATTCAAATTGATCTTTCACAGCAGAATTTTTTTCTTTCCCACATCCGCTCAAAAGCACAAAAATAATTCCAGTTAATAAAAATAACTTTCTTTTCATTTTGTCACCTCCGTCCGGTATATAAAGTCTCTTTTACTTTGTATTATATTTGGATTTCCCCTCTCATTTCCGAAAATGTAACAAATACCCCCTTTTTATGTAATAATTCACACAAAAAGAGGGTATTATTTTCAATTTTATACCATATCCATCTATTTTCTATATCAATATACTTCTATATCATTTCTCTTTCCCACAGATTTACCGTAACTTTAAATAAACCTGACTTCATCTGATATTCCCAAAAACCATCATATTTTTTTACAATCTGTGCAATACTTCCCATCCCAAATCCATGGTTTATCTTATCTTTCTTCTTTGTCTGAAGTGTCTCTGTATCTTCATTGCATGGATTTTCGCAGTGTATCACTACTCCGCTATTCTGATATTCCATCAGAAGCCGGATCTTTTTTTCTCCCTGAAACTCCTGGCATGCCTCGATTGCATTATCCAGTAAGTTCCCCAGCAGTACGCCTAAATCTGTTCCCTGAATTTTTAACTGTTCCGGTATGTGAATATCAAACTCATATTCTATCTGAGCCATTTCCATTTTCTGTAACTTCAGATTCAGGATTCCATTTACAACTGCATTTGCAGTAAAAATTTTCTGTTCTGCCGCAGTCATCTGCTGAAGAAGTGTCTCAATCTCCTTTTTTCCTTCTCCCACTTCTCCATTTTCAAGATAACCATAAATGCCCGACAATTCATTTTTTATATCATGCCTGATTCTTCGGATTTCCTGCTGATGTTGTTCTAATTCCCTGTAATGGGCTGATTCATATTCCAGTTCTTTTAACTGATTCCGGATCATTTCCTCTTCCCTGAAATAAACTTCCTGCCTGCGAAAAAGCACATATAATACTACATTGATAATCAGAATAAACAGGATCAGCATCACTTCCATCCACACATTGATCTGCTCTCTTGCAAACTGATCCTCTGTCACAATTACAAGCAGAACCGCACTAAGTGCCGGGATGACCAGTAGTTGTCCCTGTATATCCCTTTTCTCTGTATCTCTCTTTTTTCTTGACAGCAAATAGAAGAAAATTGTTGCAATAATCCGGATTTCTCTGGAATATCTCTTTCCCAGCAGGATCACTGCCTCCTCCTGATTTCCCATGTCACTGATCCGGATATCATATGCTCTTGACAGCCCCACAGCCACAACACCTTCAGCTAAAAATGCAAAGACTAAATAGAGCAGTCCAGCCAGAATTTTCCTCTTCACCCCACCCTCAAAAAAGGATAAAAGAATGAACAGTTCTATCACTGCAATCAATATATTTATATTCGCATCCTGAAAGTAATGATTTCCGATTGTTCCAACTTCCGAAACTCCAATCAGAACCAACCAGTCCAGCACCTTTCCAAACCTTACTTTTCTTTTTAAAAAGCACGATACGAA
This region includes:
- the nagB gene encoding glucosamine-6-phosphate deaminase, producing MKIYETKDYQEMSRQAANILSAQVILKPDCVLGLATGSTPIGTYDQLVDWYNKGDVDFSQVRTVNLDEYRGLTRDNDQSYYYFMHKHLFDRVNIKLENTNVPDGTQEDAEKECARYEALIESMGGVDIQLLGLGHNGHIGFNEPAADFAVTTHCVDLTESTIEANKRFFESADDVPRQAYTMGIGTIMKAKKILLVVNGEGKADIVAKAFFGPVTPEVPASILQLHRDVTIVADKAALSKIPR
- a CDS encoding ATP-binding cassette domain-containing protein, translating into MELKIQDLCKSYGKKKALWKFTTEFENGIYGILGPNGAGKSTLLNILTDNLLRDSGSVLYDGEEILNLGASYREIMGYMPQQQQLYDTFTVTHFISYMGTLKGMKSRDIQRRMDELLPLLNLQKVRKKKLKELSGGMKQRVLLLQALLNDPKFLILDEPTAGLDPKERIRIRNLISDLSEDRIVLIATHVVSDIEFISKEILLMKNGRLVDQDSPENLQKRIYGHVYELCISQDELAEVKKEYEISNLFRRDGEIIVRVIADKCPVKYDAVKVSPTLEDVYLYEFEGVKRR
- a CDS encoding ABC transporter permease, encoding MRHLKYEWEKFFSFRYFWFLCAVFLLFNLWNLSEQIRMEFPASSVRQLYTDFQEQPEESKGQWLEEQKAKKNAHYTGNQYMEEELFKKLSREWIQTEKYDEYLEEIKERSAKMSGSIFSDEGTFAWRNAKVTPVAYEKLKGTKLSFDLSDGIVKATKADFTDLCMTILLMAAVYFLILDEKKNKLYPLLRSASRGRAEVIGAKLGVMAGITGLLVLLLYGSNYLFIFHQYGFGNLTRPLQSVTAFYESPFRLTAGQYLWMYLLLKLVVCYAAALLMIWIAQKAGTPAGAILAISTGAVAEYLLTVLLPSVSYADGLKYINLVEYIKIYPLFTKYHNLDFFEYPVNAMRIFPIVLPCLLLLFIVLNLTTFCSHRYGTKSGRQGGTEKLWRKLRKTARGKKRRKRKKKGFISDSLVWHESFKSFLTNRTVWVCVAVLYGAILLGRGLMIWNSVEEEYYKYYMTKGQGELTQEKLETFENEKKRYDDIYSMTPEQCGLSSEEISSRQEEIQYQYSGFMRAYEQVQYVVENNRAAGTDEQQLIYEGGYEQLFGEISMKGRLIGELLCVLVAVYSAAGLLGMEYDLKVMNLLQSTKKGRGTLLRVKLGVAAGVTTVMFVLVKIPVVMRIVQNYPLTGWTAKVRSMRFAGTSVFNCPVWAYVLLLLLLQLGTLYVVILCVTALSAVLKDTMLTLILSVLLFGGTLVMEWGGLGMIHSWSINTLLDGHRLLQSGGMQFALTVLVFWGVLPLAAGTVLHRVYKKRGQAIWN
- a CDS encoding sensor histidine kinase → MIIPIIEVIQTYLFVSCFLKRKVRFGKVLDWLVLIGVSEVGTIGNHYFQDANINILIAVIELFILLSFFEGGVKRKILAGLLYLVFAFLAEGVVAVGLSRAYDIRISDMGNQEEAVILLGKRYSREIRIIATIFFYLLSRKKRDTEKRDIQGQLLVIPALSAVLLVIVTEDQFAREQINVWMEVMLILFILIINVVLYVLFRRQEVYFREEEMIRNQLKELEYESAHYRELEQHQQEIRRIRHDIKNELSGIYGYLENGEVGEGKKEIETLLQQMTAAEQKIFTANAVVNGILNLKLQKMEMAQIEYEFDIHIPEQLKIQGTDLGVLLGNLLDNAIEACQEFQGEKKIRLLMEYQNSGVVIHCENPCNEDTETLQTKKKDKINHGFGMGSIAQIVKKYDGFWEYQMKSGLFKVTVNLWEREMI